Within Paenibacillus sabinae T27, the genomic segment TTCCTCGAAGGAATAGACGAACGCGCGCTGCACTTCGGTCTTCGCCTTGTGGTCGTACTCCTTGCGGGCCTGCGTAATCAGATTCATCAGGCGCTCGCGTTCTTCTTTGGAGATCGAAGGATGCTGGTCGAGCCCCTCTTTGAGGGAGCGGAGCACATCCAGTGCGTTGATGCAGGACTTGCTGCCTTTGATCAGTGCGCTGGAAATCCGGTTGATAACATACCGGGGGTCGACGCCGGACATGCCCTCGTCGTGATGCTCACGCTGCAGCTCGTCCACATCGGCTTTTTTCACGCCGTCAACTTCGACGCCGTCGTAGAGATACATTTTTTTGACCAGATCGATGCCTGGTTTTCTCGGTTCTTTCAAGCGGGACATGACCGTAAAGACGGAGGCTGTCCAAAGCGCTCCCGGAGCAAGATGCACCTGGTTGTTCAGGCCTGACGCGTCAACGAGCTTGCGGTAAATCCGTTCTTCTTGGCTGGCTTTCAAATTATAGGGAATGCGCATGACAATCATGCGGGAGTGGAGGGCTTCATTCTTCTTATTGGAGATAAATGCGCGGTATTCAGTTTCGTTCGTATGAGCTATGATCAGTTCGTCGGCGGATATGAGCGCAAATCGTCCCGCTTTAAAATTGCCTTCCTGAGTCAGAGAGAGCAAATTCCACAGAAACTTCTCATCGCATTTCAGAATCTCTTGAAATTCCATCAGGCCGCGGTTGGCCTTGTTAAGTTCGCCGTCAAAACGGTAGGCTCTGGGGTCGGATTCGGAACCGTAGCGGGTAATGGTGGAAAAATCAATACTGCCGGTCAGATCGGCAATATCCTGCGATTTGGGGTCTGATGGCGCGAATGTTCCGATTCCCGTCCGGTCGCTTTCAGAGAACAGTACCCGGACCACGGGCATGTCCTCGATTCGGCCTCCGTGTTCACTCTCCAGTCTCATCCGGCATACCGGGCAGAGATCGCCTTCGATATGCACCCCGTACTCTTTGCGGAATTCATCGCGCAGTTCACGGGGAATGAGATGGAGGGGCTCTTCTTGCATCGGGCACCCTTTAATGGCATAGACTGCGCCTTCCGGGGTACGTGTAAAAGATTCAAGCCCGTTCTTCAGCAGGGTAACGAGCGTCGATTTGCCGCCGCTGACCGGACCCATAAGCAGCAGAAGACGTTTGCGGACATCAAGCCGCTGGGCCGACGGCCGGAAGTATTCTTCCACGAGCAGCTGAATCGCGTCCTCAAGTCCGAACAGCGTGCCGCTGAAAAAAGCGTACTCCCGCCGTCCGTCCCCCAGCTCGGTTATGCCTGCCGTCTCGATCATCCGGTAGACCAATTCGTGCGCTGTCCCGGCGATTCGCGGATTTTCTTTAACGAGCTGCAAGTAATCGAGAAAGGAGCCTTCCCAGAAGAGATCGTTCTCCTTGTCCCGATACGTTAACAATTTTTCCAAGAACGTCATGCTTACCGCCTCCCTTTTTGAATAATGTGATTCGTGAAAGGTTCAGGTGACAGATGCAGCGCCATGCATGTAGCAGGCACGTCAATTCCGACAGAGCAGTAGAGACATTGTTCTTGCTATTTAGTTGTCTATAAAGTGTAGCACAAACTCTATCATCTAGCGACAACAAAAACGTCATACGAAAGTGGCAATCGATAGTAAACAGTCGGGTTCACAAAAATTTTAAATATTTTTAAGATTAATATAGCAAATCATTTGACAATCTGGCAAAAAAGCTGGAAAAGTAAGGCTGTCCCCGCCGCTACTATGTAACGAAAGCTTACAAACTCTTAGGCGAGGCCTTCGGCTCTATGAATTTCTTCATTTGTAGAAACGTGAATAAGGAATACAATAAGCGCCATATTTCAAATAAGAAAGAATAGGCCGATGAACCGTTTAACAGCAGCATGGTGGGGTAAGGGTGAAGGGCTATTTCTGACCAAGGGGGCAAGCGAATGATCTACATTCCCGATGAGGCGATTGACCGGATGATCGGAGAGGATATTCCTTATCTCGATCTGACGACATGGGCCCTTGATATCGGCGGGCAACGGGGGGAAATAGAGTACTTCTCCAGAGAGAAGGCGGTGCTGTGCGGAACGGAAGAGGCGATGCGAATGCTGGTCAAGCTGGGGGTTACGCCCGTGTTCAGTCTTCCGTCGGGTACGGTTGTTGAACCAGGGCAGGTATTTCTGTCAGGGACGGGGACGGCGCAGTCGCTGCATATGGCCTGGAAAGTGACGCAAAATCTGCTGGAATGCTGCTCCGGCATCGCCACCAAGACAAGACGGATGGTAGACATCGTGAAGTCCGTCAATCCTTCAGTTACCATAGCGAGTACGAGAAAAAGCTTTCCGGGGACCAAGGCGATGAGCGTGAAGGCGATTCTGTGCGGAGGTGCCGCTCCCCATCGACTGGGGCTGTCCGAGACGGTGCTCGTCTTCAAGGAGCATGCGGCCTTTTGCGGGGGGCCGGATGCCTTCCTGGAGCGGATCGGTGAGCTGAAATCCAGAGTCCCGGAGAAAAAGCTGGTTGTCGAGACGGATTCGGTGGAATATGCCCTTCGTCTGTGCCGCGCCGGAGTGGATTGCCTGCAGTTCGACAAGCTGCCGCCTGAAGAATTGCTTGCGGGAAGCGCGGAGCTGCGGACCGCGAATCCGAATGTGGTGCTGCTGGCGGCCGGAGGCATCGACGAACACAACGCTGCGGCTTACGCGGCTTCCGGAGTCGACGTGCTGGTGACGACCGGCCTGTTCTTCGCGAAGCCGCTCGATATGAGCGTCCGGCTGCTGCCGGACGGGGAGTGAGCGGGAGCGCCGGGAAAGGGCGGCGGATTTGGACTCAAAAAATGAAAGTTGTGCACGCCGAAAGAAGCCAGGAAATAAAGATGCTTTAAAAAGTGCAATCATTTTTCAGTAAGTGTATATGTTTTGTTGAAAAAAACCAAGAAATATAAGTATAATTTAAAAATAAACGTCTACACTTAACTGTATGTGATTACATATTTTAAAATAGGCGGGGGGTGTCTCAACATGGGGGATTTAGATTTTGATTATATAAAAAAGGGTTTTTTGAATGTTTTTAAACAGCTGGGCGTACACGAAGAAGAATTTTTCAATCTGGTTCGTCGTTATCCTAATATCCATAAACTAGACGATCTTATAGCCGCTATTAAAACTGAAGACGAAAGTAAAAAGGAGGCGGCAATCTACCCGGAAATCATAGAGCTGTTTAGGAAATATAATGGGATTGTCAATGCGAACATTCTTAAAGAAAATCAGATAAATTACTATCAGCTTAACAAGCTTGAGTCGATGGGTAAGATTATCAAGCTTAAACGTGGGCTCTACGCTCTTAAAGATATCAATTACATGGTTGACGAAATAGTAGAAGCGGCTCTTCTTATACCTAAGGGTGTCCTATGTCTATACTCTGCCCTTGCCCATCATGAACTAACCACTTATACTCCGAGTGAATACAATTTTGCAGTATCCCGAAAAGAGAGAAAACCTACTCTCCCAGACTATCCACCGATTCGGATATTTACTTATGATGACGATACCTTTGATATAGGGATTGAAAAGATAGAAAAGGATGGTCATAGTATTAAAGTGTACGATCTGGAGCGAACTATTTGTGATACTGTGAAATACAGGAATAAACTTGATGCCAATGTCGTTAAGGAAAGTCTGAATAACTACTCTAATAGCAGGAAAAGGAATTATATCCAACTGTTTAAATATGCGGAGAGATTGAGAGTAAAGTCCATCCTGAATAATTACCTTGAGGTGCTATAGATGGTCACAAACGTTGCTGCTTCAGTAATTGATAAACTAAAGAACGTTGCCAGAGCCAATAAAAAGGCGTTCAATGTCATCTCCATTCTTTATTACCAGGAGCGTTTCTTAAAACGTTTATCGATGTCCAGTTATAAGGATAATTTTATCCTTAAGGGCGGATTATACTTATATTCCGTAACACAGTTCAAATCCAGGCCGACGAGGGATATGGATTTCTCAGGCCGTAGATTGAACAATGACGCCTCTGTATTGGTCAATATCGTTACCTCTATATGTCAGTTGCCTCCTGTTGATGCTGAGGATGGTATTGTTTTTCATACTGATCAAATCGTTTCCGAAATCATTAAAGAAGATGCAGAATATGAAGGCGTACGTATAAAGATACCCTGCTCGCTTGGACAAATGAGGGAAGTGTTGCAGCTTGATATTGGTTTTGGAGATGTGATAGTACCAAGTCCGCAAACGATAGACTTCCCAGTTCTCCTATCTAATATGGAGAGGCCAGAAATATTGGTATACACGAATGATTCCGTCATTTCAGAAAAATTTGAAGCCATGATATCCTTTCCCTGGCGAACAGTCGGATGAAGGATTTTTTTGATATTTACACGCTGGCCCGTACAACCCCGTTTGAAGGACTTCGCTTGTACGAAGCTGTATCTGAGACTTTTAAGCGAAGGACAACCCGTACCGAAAGAGAGCATGTCATTTTCACAACTGAATTCTATACGGATAGACGTAGAGTTGCTATGTGGGATGCATTTATTAGAAATTTATATCTGGATTATTCGCCAACATTCCAGGAGGTTATGGAACTCATTCATACTTTCCTCAAACCGATCTATGATCATGTGCTCGATGAAAATGAGTATTTTGGTAACTGGGATCTTCAATCATTGAATTGGAAAAGCAGACAGACCTCTGCCCTCTAAACCGCCATTTTATTAATCCCTGCATCGTGGTTTGCAATGTTAATATTTATCTGAAGGTATTTCATAGCTTCGGCTTTGGAATGCCTTTTTTGTGCTGCTGGCCGGATAAGTGTATCGGAGCGAACGGGAATAAAAGGTTGGAATGAAAATACAGAAAGGAAATTATTGACATAGAAACGATCAGTAAATATAATCAAAAATGAGTCTGCAGACTTATTATTAATTATATTTGGTCATTTGGGAGTGGTAAAAGTTATTATGAGAAATGATGTGCTAATGCCTGTCTGCGACCGTTCCATTGAACAAGCCGTCTCCGTACTGCGGGAAGGAGGACTTGTCATCGGACCATCCCGCTCCAACTATAACATTATGTGCGACCCGAGAAATGAACGGTCCATTGAACGGGTCTTCCAAGTGAAAAAAAGAACAAAATTCGGTCCCCTCACGCTGTCGATCTCCTCGTTAAGCGGGTTGGATACATTCATTCACATGCCTGAGAACCTAGATAAAGAGGTTCTTTCGCAAGTATGGCCGAGCGAGCTTACCCTAATCTTTCGCAAAAAATATCCGTTCCCCGAACGGTTAACCTGCGGAGCCCCCACTGTAGGCTTAACCTGGCAGGGGGAATCGGCCATGCAGCGATTGACGGAAGCCTATGGCCATCCGCTTGCCGTTACTTCCGCCAATCTGTCGGGCTCCGGCTCAGGTCTTGTCAGCCTGGGTAAAGCGTTAAGCGATCTGGGGGATCAAGTGGATTTGATCCTTCAGGAGCCGGCGGAAGAAGGGGCGAAACCTGCGGGGACGGAAATTGAGGGCAACACCATTGTCGATTTATCCTTTAACCCGCCTGTGCTGGTCAGACTCGGGATTGTTCCGCTTGACCGGATCAGAAGCAGGTTCCCCGGATTAATCGAGGACCCGGCGGTTTACCCGCAAATGCTGCAAGAGCGGAGGGAATTGACCGAATACCAGAAGGAAGCTTCCCATGAATAACGTCGCCTGCTTTTACATTTACAGAATCGTCTCGCGGCTTTACTTTCACCTGCCGATCCTGTTCGTTTATTTCTATCTTCAGCACCTTTCGCTGCCAATAATCGAGCTGCTGCTTGCGGTCTATGGTCTGGTCGTTATGCTGACCGCCAAATGGAATGTTAAATTAATGGCCTTGATGAGGCAGACGAAGGTGATCGCCATCGGCGAGGGACTAAAGGGAATCGGGCTGCTGCTGCTCGTTTCGGACACACATATGGGTGTGCTCCTGCTCGGGCAGATCGCATGCGGGCTGGGATACAGCCTGGCGGCGGGCACGGATTCCAGTCTCCTGCGCTCGCTCTTTAGTGAGCAGGATCAGAAGCGGTACCAGAAGACGGAATCTTCTTCGGCCAGCTATATGTTTTTGTCCGTTCTGCTTGCCGGAATAGCAGGCAGCATGTTTTTTGGGTCCAATATCAAGCTTCCGTTCTACCTGTCGATAGCGTC encodes:
- a CDS encoding PrkA family serine protein kinase is translated as MTFLEKLLTYRDKENDLFWEGSFLDYLQLVKENPRIAGTAHELVYRMIETAGITELGDGRREYAFFSGTLFGLEDAIQLLVEEYFRPSAQRLDVRKRLLLLMGPVSGGKSTLVTLLKNGLESFTRTPEGAVYAIKGCPMQEEPLHLIPRELRDEFRKEYGVHIEGDLCPVCRMRLESEHGGRIEDMPVVRVLFSESDRTGIGTFAPSDPKSQDIADLTGSIDFSTITRYGSESDPRAYRFDGELNKANRGLMEFQEILKCDEKFLWNLLSLTQEGNFKAGRFALISADELIIAHTNETEYRAFISNKKNEALHSRMIVMRIPYNLKASQEERIYRKLVDASGLNNQVHLAPGALWTASVFTVMSRLKEPRKPGIDLVKKMYLYDGVEVDGVKKADVDELQREHHDEGMSGVDPRYVINRISSALIKGSKSCINALDVLRSLKEGLDQHPSISKEERERLMNLITQARKEYDHKAKTEVQRAFVYSFEESAHTMLNNYLDNVEAYCSGHKMKDPITSEEHDPDEKLMRSIEEQIGVTENQKRAFREEILIKISSFARRGRQFEYTSHEPLKDAIEKKLFADLKDVIKITTSTINPDEGQLKRMNEVSKRLIEHHGYCATCANELMKYVGSLLNR
- the modD gene encoding ModD protein, with the translated sequence MIYIPDEAIDRMIGEDIPYLDLTTWALDIGGQRGEIEYFSREKAVLCGTEEAMRMLVKLGVTPVFSLPSGTVVEPGQVFLSGTGTAQSLHMAWKVTQNLLECCSGIATKTRRMVDIVKSVNPSVTIASTRKSFPGTKAMSVKAILCGGAAPHRLGLSETVLVFKEHAAFCGGPDAFLERIGELKSRVPEKKLVVETDSVEYALRLCRAGVDCLQFDKLPPEELLAGSAELRTANPNVVLLAAGGIDEHNAAAYAASGVDVLVTTGLFFAKPLDMSVRLLPDGE
- a CDS encoding type IV toxin-antitoxin system AbiEi family antitoxin domain-containing protein, whose product is MGDLDFDYIKKGFLNVFKQLGVHEEEFFNLVRRYPNIHKLDDLIAAIKTEDESKKEAAIYPEIIELFRKYNGIVNANILKENQINYYQLNKLESMGKIIKLKRGLYALKDINYMVDEIVEAALLIPKGVLCLYSALAHHELTTYTPSEYNFAVSRKERKPTLPDYPPIRIFTYDDDTFDIGIEKIEKDGHSIKVYDLERTICDTVKYRNKLDANVVKESLNNYSNSRKRNYIQLFKYAERLRVKSILNNYLEVL
- a CDS encoding nucleotidyl transferase AbiEii/AbiGii toxin family protein, with amino-acid sequence MVTNVAASVIDKLKNVARANKKAFNVISILYYQERFLKRLSMSSYKDNFILKGGLYLYSVTQFKSRPTRDMDFSGRRLNNDASVLVNIVTSICQLPPVDAEDGIVFHTDQIVSEIIKEDAEYEGVRIKIPCSLGQMREVLQLDIGFGDVIVPSPQTIDFPVLLSNMERPEILVYTNDSVISEKFEAMISFPWRTVG
- a CDS encoding nucleotidyl transferase AbiEii/AbiGii toxin family protein, coding for MKDFFDIYTLARTTPFEGLRLYEAVSETFKRRTTRTEREHVIFTTEFYTDRRRVAMWDAFIRNLYLDYSPTFQEVMELIHTFLKPIYDHVLDENEYFGNWDLQSLNWKSRQTSAL
- a CDS encoding L-threonylcarbamoyladenylate synthase, translated to MRNDVLMPVCDRSIEQAVSVLREGGLVIGPSRSNYNIMCDPRNERSIERVFQVKKRTKFGPLTLSISSLSGLDTFIHMPENLDKEVLSQVWPSELTLIFRKKYPFPERLTCGAPTVGLTWQGESAMQRLTEAYGHPLAVTSANLSGSGSGLVSLGKALSDLGDQVDLILQEPAEEGAKPAGTEIEGNTIVDLSFNPPVLVRLGIVPLDRIRSRFPGLIEDPAVYPQMLQERRELTEYQKEASHE